The window AGCTGATTTGGCTCACTGCCCAGATTGTGAGCGGGATCCCCTATTTTTTCAAATCTGGACGCAGAAGGAGGCTCTGCTAAAAGCCATCGGCACCGGCCTAGCAGGATACAAAACCCTGGCCAGGGATCCGGATCCCGTTTTTACTCTCCAAGAGGAGCACGCTTGGGCCACTCTCTCCCTAGAGGTTGGAGCCGGGTATGCCGCTGCTGTTGCGGTGGAAACAATCGGGGCTGAACAACCGGTGGTGCTGTTCCATCGGGATCAAGGGATCTGAACCCCAAAGCCTCTCGCCCAGCTCGTCGGCAAGAAAGTTTCCACCCAACTCTGGCCGCAACGGGATCCCTTCTGACTAAACTGGGGACAGGTTCTCAATCTTGCTAAACACTGTTTATCTGTCTGTATTCCATGTTGTTTGCCTTGCCATGTTGAGTTGGGTTTATCGCAGCCTACTGCTGGGGGTATGCCTACTTATGCTCTGGGCAGGGATGCCGGACACGGCTGCCGCTCGGGATCTGTCTAAACAACCCCCCCAAGACCAATCCATTCAACTGGGGACTGCCGATAGCCAGTTGGTGTTTGTGCCCAAGGATCTCACTTTTCGCAATGGATCCCTGTACCGTCTGCATCTGAGCAACCCCAGTCAATTGAAGCACTATTTCACCGCCAAAGATTTTGCAGATGCCGTCTGGACTCGCAAATTGGAAGTGGCCGGTGTAGAAATCAAAGGGCAAATTCGGGAAATTGAGCTGAAGCCAGGGGCATCGGTGGAATGGCAATTTATTCCGCTCAAATCTGGAGTCTATTCTCTGGTTTGTACCATCCCTGGACATGCAGAAGCGGGCATGCTGGGGCATATCACCATTAGCGATTGAACATTCCTGCTTAAGCATTTATACTTACCCAAATCAACTTGAATCCGTTCCCTCAAGGCTCCACTTCGGTTCGCCAATCCAGGGGGTTTGGGTTGTTTCTGCCAAAAGGGGATAGAAAAGAGAAAGATTTAGCCTGGGACAACGCCATGAAACACTTACTTACAGCTGTGGTGGAACACTTGCCCCACAGAACAAGTCGCCCCTGGCGCCCCTGGCAACAGACGGGATCCCTCTCCAGTAATGGCCGCAAAAAGCCTACGCTCTCGGGTCGATTGGCAGGGTATACCCTAACGCTTCTTTCCCTGACTGCCGTCCACGGGATCCGTTACTACAACGAACCGCAACTGACTATCGGCAGCCGTTCCCCACAAACCTTTTTGGCGCCTGCTGCTGCAGAAATTGAAGATGTGGAAGCCACTCAAGCCCGACAAGTGGAGGCGCGACGACGGGTGGTACAAGCGCTCCAGCTCAGCAGCAGTGCCAACGACAAAATGCAGCAGGATTTGGAAGCTCTCTGGGCTTCTGTGGAGGCGGTGCGACAACAGGCGGGATCCCTGCCCTATGTTTCTGTACAGTTGCTGTCTTTGCCCACCCAAATCTATCTCCGCCAGCTCGCCCCTGAAGACTGGGAACCGCTTCAGGATCGGGCCCGACAAGAGGCCATTCGTACTCGTACTTCCACCCTGCGGTTACAAGAGGATGCCAACCCAGCGGAGCGTCCGGATCAACTCCCTCCTGAGCAACGGGCCAAACAAGAATTAATCGAAGTTTGGCAACGGGCCTGGTTGGATGGTTCAGCGACCCTGACTCCGGCAGAGGATCCCTACACTCAATTGGTCGCTCAGGTGGAAGCTGCGCAACGACAGTACCAAGCTGCTTTACTGCAGTTAGAACAGCTCACTCCCCCGACCCCAGCCACCGTTCTCAACCTCGTGGATCCCGATTGGCAACAGCTCCAACAGCAGAGCCGCCGTGTCTTGGAACGCATCCAAAAGATCGGCATTGTCGATGGGTTACCCCGCGAAGTCCGTGCCGAAGGGATCCAAGCCCAACTGGACGATTTAACCTTTCCCGGCAATGCCGCCCAACGGCAAGAACTGCAAGCGCTGGTCTACCAGTGGCTGAACCAAGTGCTGACCCCGAATGTAGAGGTGGATCCGCAACGCACCGACCAACGCATTCGTGCCGAAATTGAAAAAGTGGAACCTGTCTTGATCTCTGTGACGGAAAATCAGGTGATCGTGCGGGCGAATCAAACCATCACCCCTGAGATCTTCTTGGTTCTGGATCACTTCGGGCTAACCCAGCGCGGAGTCAATATCTGGGGTTTGGTGGGAGTAGCCGGGCTGATGGGCATGGGCTTAGCCATCTTTGTGCCCTTGCAAAAACGCTTGAAACCGGATCTGCGCCGACGGGATCGGGTGTTGATCCTGATGGTTTCTCTCACGGCTCCGCTTTTGGCGGCTTTGTTCAAGCTGGAATTCAGTTCCCTCCCGGCGGTGGGGCTGTTGCTGGGCAGTTTCTATGGGGCGGGACTGGGTTTGGTGGTGGTGGTCGGGCAAGCGTTGTTGTTGCCCCTGGTGGCGCCCGCTAGCTTGCTTGCTTTTGCCCCCTTGCTCTCCGGCAGTGTCGTGGCCTGTGCTTTGGCAGGGCGTTCTCGTTCTCGAGAGGAGTTGGCCCTCTTAGGGGGTGGGGCAGCTCTGGTTCAAATGCTGGCTTATGGAGCGGTTAGCTTGGCGACAACCGGGGGGATCGATCTCCTGGCGATGGCTTTGGCGGGAGGAACCAGCTTGGGGTGGAGCATTGTCGCCCTGGGAGCCAGCCCCTACCTGGAGCGCCTATTCGACTTGGTGACCCCGATTCGTCTGCTGGAATTGGGCAACCCGAACCGGACTCTCTTGCGCCGACTGGCGGCAGAAGCCCCTGGCACCTTTCAACACACCCTTTTTGTGGCCACTTTGGCCGAACGGGCCGCCCAAAAGTTGAACCTGAATGTGGAGCTGGTGCGTACCGGCACCCTCTACCACGACATCGGCAAAATGCTGCAGGCCCGCTACTTTATCGAGAACCAGATGGGTAGCCTCAACCCGCACACCCAACTGGACGATCCCTATCGCAGCGCTCAGATCATCAAGGCCCATGTCAGCGATGGCCTCCGCCTAGCCAAGCAATACAACCTGCCCACGGCTGTCCGAGCTTTTATTCCTGAGCACCAGGGCACAATCCTGATCGCCTATTTTTATCACCAAGCCCAACTCAAAGCTGGGGATCAACCGGTGCCGCAAGAACCCTTCCGCTACGATGGCCCCATTCCGCAAAGCAAAGAGACCGGGGTGGTGATGATGGCAGATGCCTGTGAAGCGGCCCTGCGCAGCATGACCTTGAGCGATGGATTTGGTTCTGAAGTGATGGAACGAGCTAGGGCAACGGTGCAAAAGATCGCAAAGGCCCGTTGGCAAGATGGCCAGCTAGCCGATAGTGGGCTGACTCTAGAAGATCTGGAGGTGGTGGCGGAGGCTTTTGTGGAGGTTTGGCGGGAATCTAACCACGAGCGGATCCCTTATCCCACCTCAACCCCTACCCCTCCCCTTTCTGATAACTCTTCTACTAACTCTTCTACCCGTGCCGAGTTCCCGGTCCTGATCACCCCTTCAACGGGATCCCTTTGACGGCAAGCTCCCTCTGAGAATGGCCTGAGTAGGTGGAGAAATGTCTAGCTCTGGAGGCCATCCATCGGTACGATAGGGGATCTATTGCGAATCAGGTCGGTGCTCTTTACTGAGATTGAGTACGCCTGTCTTCTAGGGGATCACTTCAGGATCCTCAATTCAATTTGCCTTTTCTCGGATGGCCTACTGAATGCCTAATGCTGCTTCTGCTTCATTGACGGCTCCAACTGCCTTGGTAACCCCCATCCAGATCCCGCCCCTATCCCACCCCAGTCCTATCCAACTCTCGCTGGTGATCCCCACCTACAATGAGGCTTCCAGTATCCAAAGCCTGATCAGTCAGTTGTGTGGATCCCTGGATACGGTCTTGCCGGGGGCCTATGAGCTGATTGTGGTGGATGACAACAGCCCGGATCACACAGCCAAGGTGGCCCAGGAGTTACAAGGCCAGTTGCCGCAACTCAAAGTCATTTGCCGCCAACAGGAACGGGGATTGGCCACTGCCGTTTTGCGAGGTTGGCAGGTTTCCCAAGGAGAGGTTTTGGGGGTGATCGATGGGGACTTGCAGCATCCACCGGAGATGATTCTCAAGTTGTGGCAGCCCATGCAAAGGGGAGCAGACTTGGCAGTGGGCAGCCGCTATGCAGAATCGGGTGGAGTCAGCTACTGGAGCTTGGGTCGGCGCATTATTTCCCGAGGGGCACAACTGATCGGGCTGGCCATACTGCCTGGGGTTTTAGGGCGTGTTTCGGATCCCTTGAGTGGGTTATTTCTGGTTCGGCGTAAATCTATTGCCGGGATCCCGCTCAACCCCAAAGGCTACAAACTGCTGATCGAGGTGCTGGCTCGGGGCCGAGTTGGAACCATTGAAGAAGTCGGTTATGTGTTTCAGGAGCGTCAAAATGGCGAGAGCAAAATCCAACTGCGAACCTGCATTCAATATCTACAACACCTGATCCACCTGCGCCTTTCCCTTGGCCCTCTGGGATCCTTCCTGCGCTTTAGCACTGTTGGGCTCTCGGGCACCTTTGTAGATATGATTCTGCTCTACTTTTTGCATGATCCCAGCAATTTAGGCTGGGGACTGATGGCCAGCAAGCTGATTTCCTCGGAAGTTGCTATTTTGAACAACTTTCTTTGGAATGATCTATGGACGTTTCGCAGTGTCACCAAGCTGCAACCCGGTGCATTGAACCGACTGAAACGACTGGTCAAGTTTAATGTCATTTGTCTGATTGGCTTGTTGCTCAACTCTTTTCTGTTGATCCTGCTGAGTGAATATCTCGGCATCCATTATCTACTGGCCAACCTGATTGCCATTGGCATTGTCGTGTTTTGGAACTTTTATCTGAATTTTAAACTGAGCTGGCGGGTCACGGAAGTCAAACCTAACCCAAAAAACCCCTAAAGGCAGATCAACCTTATGTTGACCTGCCCTTAATAAGGGGATCCCATAATTAGGCTCTAGACTTAAACTTCGAGATCCCAGTAGCACCGAAAAGAAACTACCACTTCGGCTTGGGGATTTTGATTTGAGGGGTCAGAGGAATCGCTGCTGAGGCAATGGTACTAATGCACAAGTGTTGTATGATAGCTTATCTAATTCTATTGATGATAGAGATACCAAAAATATATAGCGAGAAATTGTTAGACAAGTTGAGATATATTCAACTGATTATCCGTCAGGAAAGTAATTTTGTGGTTTGGATGACTCGTATGACTGGAGACCCTAAAGTGTAAAGTATTATGTCAGGATGCAACGCTTTTGCTCAAAATGTCCGTGCTGCCACGGTTCAAGAATAGATTGAAGACTCGCATCACGGGTGACATCGAATGGGGCTACGCGCCCTCGAGGAGTTAGGGCTGATGAGTCCTACTCCCCACACCTCTATGAATCGCTTTGCCGTAGAGGTGATTCATGAATCCCCCAGAGAGATCCAATTCACTTCAATTGTGGACGGCTTGCATGCCGGTACGGGGGCCAGTTTGGGCAAGATGAACTTGAGCTTAGTGGAAGTCGGCTCCGTTGAGGAAATGCGCAGCCTTGTCATTCATAAAGAAAGTGGTAGGCAGGTGGAATTTCGGGTTTTGCCAGAGTTTTTAGCGACCTATCGAGATTTGCCGAGAGAGGAGTTAGCAGCAGCCGGGCAACGGGTTCTGCAAATGCCGGATGAAGAGATTTTCGTTGTTAAAGTGAGTCCCTAAAGTTCTGGTAAGGTTCTGGTGAATATCCCCCTGGCATGGATTGGGATCCTAAATGTTTAGCGCTATGATGCAGATTCACAGATAGGTCACTGTGGGGATCAGCCACGGTGAGTAAAGGGGAAAGTCCGGTGGGAATCCGGCGCTGTGCCGCAGCTGTGATGGGACTCCGCTCTTGTTGAACAAGGGGGGTTCCCTCAGTCAGAATGCCCGCCTATCAACTTGTGCCTGACCTTTAGTTCCGCGTCGCACGGAAAAGGACACTTGATTGATGAAAACTTTTGTGCCCTCGGCTTTGGGCTGGGGTCTTTGTCTCTGGGGATCCCTGCTAGCTCTCAGGGGACTTACTCAGCCGGTTCAATCTTTAGAGACTGACATTCTGGACACAGGCATTAGCGCCGATATTCTCAACCAGCCGGTGACCAGCCCGTTTCGCCGTCCAGGGCTTCTGCGAGACTCTTCCCGCCCGGTTTATGTGGTTACCCTTCAGCAAATTCGTGAACAGGGGGCCAGAACGGCTCAAGAAGCCTTGCGCTACCTGCCCGGCTATACCACTTTAGCTTTGAGGGGTGGGATCCCCCTTTCCGAGACTCTGGCGTTGGATGTCGGGGTCGATAACCTGCTGAACCAGCAGTATTGAAGTCTTCCCCGGCTATCCCGGCATCGGACAAACCATCCGAGTCAATCTGCGGGGACAGTTTTAGAGGCTTGATTTTTACCGCTACCGCATGGGACGGATCCCAGCCTCAGTTCCTTTCATTCAACCCTTTAGCCCAAGACAAGCCATGATGACACAAGCCCAATCCCAACCTCTAGAACCCGGTACTGCCAAACCCCATTACCTGCTGGTGTGCACTACCTGTGGATCCCAATGGGTCAACGGCACACGGCAGGGCACCAGCCAAGGGGAAACCCTGCTTAACACCCTTCAATCCAAGCCACGGGATCCCCGCCTCTATCTGCAACCGGTCGAATGCATGAGCGGCTGTAGCCATGCCTGTGTTATCGGCCTGGCCGCACCCGATAAAACCACTTATGTCTTTGGAGATTTGGATCCGAAGGATACGGAGGCGATCTTGGCAACCGCTCAGCTCTACCTTGCCAAACCCGATGGCATCCTGCCTTGGGCAGAGCGCCCCCTCAAACGAGGGGTGATTGCCCGCATCCCGCCGCTGGCTCAAGTTTAGGATGAAATCACCGGAGCCCATGCCAACCCTCCATCTGAGGTCAGAGCGATGTTATCCACACCAACCCGGATCCCACCGCTAGAAAGTGGCGACCATCTCAGTCGTGCTGAATTTGAGCGGCGCTATGAAGCCATGCCGGATCTCAAAAAAGCAGAACTGGTGGAAGGAGTGGTTTATATGGGATCCCCGTTGCGAGTTAGAAGCCATGGTGAGCCACACGCTAATTTACTGATCTGGTTAGGAGTCTACAAAATTAGCCTTCCTGGTCTTGTTCTTGCTGACAATCCGACTGTGCGGATGGATGCCAAGAATGAGCTTCAGCCGGATATTGTTTTGTTTGTGCCCGGTCAACAAGCCATGATTTCCGAGGATGATTATATTGAGGGCAGCCCTGAATTGATTGTTGAGATTGCCGCCAGTTCTGCTTCGCTGGATTTACATGAAAAGAAAGAGGTTTATCGCCGCAATCAAGTGCGAGAGTACATTGTTTGGCGCACCTTGGAGGGAGGATTAGATTGGTTTACCCTGCAAGCGGGAAGTTATAGTTCTCTGGAACCTGACGAAAACGGGATCCTAAAATGTGCCACCTTCCCAGGCTTATGGCTGGATAGACAGGCGCTTCTTAACCAACAGATGACACGCGTCTTAGAAGTGCTACAACAAGGGATCCAGTCTCCTGAGCATTCTAAGTTTGTTCAACTTGTTCAACAGGTACCCCAGGAAATTAAGGGAGAGGAGTCAAATTCATGAGCCCATTTTCTCCCTGGATTCAGCCACTGCATCAATCGTGGCAGGAGGCTTCTGCCAACGGTTGGACACTTGCCTACGAAGGGATCCCGACCCATATTGATAGCCTTGGGCCATTGCTTTACAACCTGGTTCAGGAGCACTGGGCTGATGTGCAATTGGGTCACGTGGTGGAGGGAGGAGTGCTGGAGTTGTCCTTTAAGGCTCCCCCTGCTCTTTGTGTGCTCTACGATGGCTATTTAACTGTGGCCACCGAGACTTGGCATCTGCACTTGTGTTTGGAAGAACATCAAGGCGGCCCTCACAACAAAACACCACCGGAACTGAGAAAAAAACGTCTTGTCAGTCGCGCAGCTCTCTATCAGCGCCTTAACCCGGATGGCAAACCCCGCATGTGGGGGATCCAGTTTTGGAATGGGGCAGGTGAATCGTTGATGCAAATCTTTCTGCCCAGTCCCTTTCTAGGCTCAGATGAGGATTATCTCCCGGAAGGGAAAGCTGATTACCAAAAACTCTCTTTGTATGAGGAGATACGACAAATCTATGTAGAGGGAAAAAAGCGGATCCCGTATGATGATAACCCGCTCAAGCGCCCTTATCTTTCAGTCTGTCGATCTAGCCGCTGCAATCCTTCCCGCTGCTACCAGCCCATCGTCACAGCTCTAGAATCTGCTGTTCAAGCTGCTCAGCTCAACGTCAAGGTGATCACCTCCGGTTGCCTAGAAGTTTGTCAGCGCGGCCCTGTGGTCTTCTACTCCGGTGATCGCACCTGGTATACGCGCGTAACTCCCGAAATTGCCAAGCGCATTGTCCAGGAACATGTGATTGATCAATGCCCTCTCAAAGCCCACCTTTTCCCCGGAAACTAAACCATGACCAGCCTACAATCTTCCACAACTTTTATATCTCAATCCCAAAGAAGAACCCACATCCCCACCCCCATTTGGCTGCAATCCTGCCAACAAATGGCTTATGGCAGATTCTGGCCAAGTCTGCTGACTACAGTGGGATGCTTGGGTAGCATCACCTACACTTGCACCCTACCCTTTGTTACCATTGGCATCCTCACAGGAACCACCCTCAGTCGGCAAAAGGCTATTATCAGCACCCTAATGATTTGGCTATCCAATCAAATCTTTGGCTATCTTCTCCACAACTATCCCCGCACTCTCGACTCGTTTGGCTGGGGCATTGTTTTGGGCATCTCCACCTTGAGTGTTACTCTAGCCGCCAGTTATCGCCCGCTTTTTACCCCCGACAAACTGTGGCGCAACTACCTTTGGATCCCGTTGATGTTGATTGTGGGGTTTATTGGTTTTCAGATTTTAATCTTTCTGGCAGGACTAGGTTTGGGAGGTACCCATGGTTTGACTCTGCCGGTGTTGGGTAAGATTTGGCTGGATAATTGGCTTTGGACAAGTCTCTGGATCGGGATCCATTCGTTGCTGGTATGGTCCAAGAGCCGGGCCCTGCTCAGGATCCCTGACCCTCAATAAGGATTTCAAGCTGGATTTTTGCGTTGCCGCCCTGGTTTGGGATCCTCTACAGGCACAATGCCTCCAATCCGCTTCTCTAGAATGCCAACGGCTTTAACCGGTACATTCCCATGCTCACATAAGGGATCCCTACCAACGTAAAGACTTTGCCCATGGCACACCCTCGGAACGAGAAAAGAGAGGAGAGAAGAGAAAAACTGCTAATCGTCGATTAACCCAACCCCAGGCGAGTACAACGCACGGGATCCATCTGGCAGGGTAATCGAGTGGGGTTTGTCCGCCCGATCCCACAGATCCCCATCTCGGTCAAGGTATTCAAACGCGGCTACCCAATCCAGGAAATCATCTCCATAGGTGTAGTGGGCCAAAAAATCGGGATCCCCACCCCAATCGGCACAAAAGGAGGCATCCTCCCCCTGGTACTTGAGCAGCAAAGCCCGCACCCGCGGCCACCAGGGGCCAAACCGCATATAGTGTGAGGGATCCCGTCGCAGTTGGTTTATCTGTCCCCTGGTACCTCCCTGCAAAATTTGCTCTGGGGTCAGCTTGTATTCCGCCAAGACTTCTTTTGCCCGTTTTTTAATCGCTGCATCAGGCCAACGCATACACAATTCTCCGAGGTATGGGGTTTCCATTAATTCCACTTCCCCGAAGAGAAGCGAGCCGAGTGGTATTTTGCTCCCCGACCAGCGGTGGAACGTTTCCATTAATTCCACTTCCCCGAAGAGAAGCGAGGTCCAGTGGGTGGTAACCTTCGCAAAGGTTACTAACCTAATTGTTTCCATTAATTCCACTTCCCCGAAGAGAAGCGAGCCGATCCCAGAGGAGGAGATTGTGGCGGCCTATTAGTTTCCATTAATTCCACTTCCCCGAAGAGAAGCGAGTCCAGAAGCGTTTCCCCACCATCCCCGAAGCCCAGGTTTCCATTAATTCCACTTCCCCGAAGAGAAGCGAGTAGGGCGGAAGATCGTCCCACCACTAGGGCAATTAGTTTCCATTAATTCCACTTCCCCGAAGAGAAGCGAGAGCTTGCGATTTTGCGCTTGACGGATGCTGGCAGAATGTTTCCATTAATTCCACTTCCCCGAAGAGAAGCGAGTAGGGCGGAAGATCGTCCCACCACTAGGGCAATTAGTTTCCATTAATTCCACTTCCCCGAAGAGAAGCGAGAGAAAGGCTGTAGGGAAAGACGGTTCCGTCGCAGGTTGTTTCCATTAATTCCACTTCCCCGAAGAGAAGCGAGTAACTTGCCGTGTGACGAGGCTAGCCAGAAGTTGTGTTTCCATTAATTCCACTTCCCCGAAGAGAAGCGAGTACGAAACAGAATGTGTCCCCTACGGTAGGGGGTATATATGTTTCCATTAATTCCACTTCCCCGAAGAGAAGCGAGGAAAATCACTGGCCCTGACCATACCCAATGGATTGGTTTCCATTAATTCCACTTCCCCGAAGAGAAGCGAGATGGTACGGTTAGCCGTAGCGGTCAACCCCTCCTCAGTGGTTTCCATTAATTCCACTTCCCCGAAGAGAAGCGAGCAGTCAGGAAGCACTTGCCACCTGTAGCAGCAACTTGTTGGGGTTTCCATTAATTCCACTTCCCCGAAGAGAAGCGAGGCGCGTGAAGCGGTTTCAAGAGCGTTTTCCGAACGCAGTTTCCATTAATTCCACTTCCCCGAAGAGAAGCGAGCGTGTACGTGGTGCATAAAAAAACCCTGCCGTGGGGGTTTCCATTAATTCCACTTCCCCGAAGAGAAGCGAGGATTTTGAGCTTTTGTGTTCACGGCTTGATAGGTTGCTGTTTCCATTAATTCCACTTCCCCGAAGAGAAGCGAGTCGCCCAGCTTAAGCCCCTCACCGCTCTCGTTCGTGTTTCCATTAATTCCACTTCCCCGAAGAGAAGCGAGTCATTGAGCAAAAGTGTAGTCGACAAATTCTCACTCACAGTTTCCATTAATTCCACTTCCCCGAAGAGAAGCGAGTTCCCCTTTAGCAGTTATGGACAGCTACAGGAAAAACTGTTTCCATTAATTCCACTTCCCCGAAGAGAAGCGAGCGGATCACTCAGGCAAGATTAGTGCCTATTCTAGGCGTTTCCATTAATTCCACTTCCCCGAAGAGAAGCGAGAAACTCAATTGTTTTATTTTCGGGCAGCGAAGATTGTAGTTTCCATTAATTCCACTTCCCCGAAGAGAAGCGAGCTTGTGTGCTGTGGCGCCAGTGGATCATGGCCGAATAGGTTTCCATTAATTCCACTTCCCCGAAGAGAAGCGAGAGGCTAAACAAGCTCTGCTCCAAATTCGCCAGAAGAAAAGTTTCCATTAATTCCACTTCCCCGAAGAGAAGCGAGACGGGACGGAAAGTTGTCGACCCTTTGGGCCAACTGTGTTTCCATTAATTCCACTTCCCCGAAGAGAAGCGAGTTCGCGCAAGCGGAGAAAAAGCGCAGAGACGGCTCAGGTTTCCATTAATTCCACTTCCCCGAAGAGAAGCGAGGGCAGCCATTAAGTACTGGGGTAGCATGGAACTAATCGTTTCCATTAATTCCACTTCCCCGAAGAGAAGCGAGCAAAGCGCTTTCAAAAGCGCTTTAATTCAGCAGACGAGTTTCCATTAATTCCACTTCCCCGAAGAGAAGCGAGTTTATACTTACCGGATGATACCGGATGGATATGTTTACCGTTTCCATTAATTCCACTTCCCCGAAGAGAAGCGAGCAACAATGGACAGCCGACTTTATTCAGGAGTGCAAAGTTTCCATTAATTCCACTTCCCCGAAGAGAAGCGAGGGCGAGTTTGCCCCCAGCCCGCGTAATCGAGTACCACGTTTCCATTAATTCCACTTCCCCGAAGAGAAGCGAGAAGCCGAACGGAAACGAGCCAAGTTCAACAAAAAAGGTTTCCATTAATTCCACTTCCCCGAAGAGAAGCGAGGCCAACATTGAGACTTGCCTTCCCGCAGAAGGCAGCTGTTTCCATTAATTCCACTTCCCCGAAGAGAAGCGAGTAGAAAACTCGCTTCCACCAAGCCAAGTAATTGAGTTTGTTTCCATTAATTCCACTTCCCCGAAGAGAAGCGAGGGGTTAGAGGCGAGTTTGCCTCCAGCCCGAACAATGTTTCCATTAATTCCACTTCCCCGAAGAGAAGCGAGTTCGGACGGGACGAA is drawn from Thermostichus vulcanus str. 'Rupite' and contains these coding sequences:
- a CDS encoding FmdE family protein, translating into MGLRALEELGLMSPTPHTSMNRFAVEVIHESPREIQFTSIVDGLHAGTGASLGKMNLSLVEVGSVEEMRSLVIHKESGRQVEFRVLPEFLATYRDLPREELAAAGQRVLQMPDEEIFVVKVSP
- a CDS encoding DUF1636 family protein, which translates into the protein MGRIPASVPFIQPFSPRQAMMTQAQSQPLEPGTAKPHYLLVCTTCGSQWVNGTRQGTSQGETLLNTLQSKPRDPRLYLQPVECMSGCSHACVIGLAAPDKTTYVFGDLDPKDTEAILATAQLYLAKPDGILPWAERPLKRGVIARIPPLAQV
- a CDS encoding TonB-dependent receptor plug domain-containing protein — its product is MKTFVPSALGWGLCLWGSLLALRGLTQPVQSLETDILDTGISADILNQPVTSPFRRPGLLRDSSRPVYVVTLQQIREQGARTAQEALRYLPGYTTLALRGGIPLSETLALDVGVDNLLNQQY
- a CDS encoding Uma2 family endonuclease — protein: MLSTPTRIPPLESGDHLSRAEFERRYEAMPDLKKAELVEGVVYMGSPLRVRSHGEPHANLLIWLGVYKISLPGLVLADNPTVRMDAKNELQPDIVLFVPGQQAMISEDDYIEGSPELIVEIAASSASLDLHEKKEVYRRNQVREYIVWRTLEGGLDWFTLQAGSYSSLEPDENGILKCATFPGLWLDRQALLNQQMTRVLEVLQQGIQSPEHSKFVQLVQQVPQEIKGEESNS
- a CDS encoding glycosyltransferase yields the protein MPNAASASLTAPTALVTPIQIPPLSHPSPIQLSLVIPTYNEASSIQSLISQLCGSLDTVLPGAYELIVVDDNSPDHTAKVAQELQGQLPQLKVICRQQERGLATAVLRGWQVSQGEVLGVIDGDLQHPPEMILKLWQPMQRGADLAVGSRYAESGGVSYWSLGRRIISRGAQLIGLAILPGVLGRVSDPLSGLFLVRRKSIAGIPLNPKGYKLLIEVLARGRVGTIEEVGYVFQERQNGESKIQLRTCIQYLQHLIHLRLSLGPLGSFLRFSTVGLSGTFVDMILLYFLHDPSNLGWGLMASKLISSEVAILNNFLWNDLWTFRSVTKLQPGALNRLKRLVKFNVICLIGLLLNSFLLILLSEYLGIHYLLANLIAIGIVVFWNFYLNFKLSWRVTEVKPNPKNP
- a CDS encoding (2Fe-2S) ferredoxin domain-containing protein is translated as MSPFSPWIQPLHQSWQEASANGWTLAYEGIPTHIDSLGPLLYNLVQEHWADVQLGHVVEGGVLELSFKAPPALCVLYDGYLTVATETWHLHLCLEEHQGGPHNKTPPELRKKRLVSRAALYQRLNPDGKPRMWGIQFWNGAGESLMQIFLPSPFLGSDEDYLPEGKADYQKLSLYEEIRQIYVEGKKRIPYDDNPLKRPYLSVCRSSRCNPSRCYQPIVTALESAVQAAQLNVKVITSGCLEVCQRGPVVFYSGDRTWYTRVTPEIAKRIVQEHVIDQCPLKAHLFPGN
- a CDS encoding HD family phosphohydrolase yields the protein MKHLLTAVVEHLPHRTSRPWRPWQQTGSLSSNGRKKPTLSGRLAGYTLTLLSLTAVHGIRYYNEPQLTIGSRSPQTFLAPAAAEIEDVEATQARQVEARRRVVQALQLSSSANDKMQQDLEALWASVEAVRQQAGSLPYVSVQLLSLPTQIYLRQLAPEDWEPLQDRARQEAIRTRTSTLRLQEDANPAERPDQLPPEQRAKQELIEVWQRAWLDGSATLTPAEDPYTQLVAQVEAAQRQYQAALLQLEQLTPPTPATVLNLVDPDWQQLQQQSRRVLERIQKIGIVDGLPREVRAEGIQAQLDDLTFPGNAAQRQELQALVYQWLNQVLTPNVEVDPQRTDQRIRAEIEKVEPVLISVTENQVIVRANQTITPEIFLVLDHFGLTQRGVNIWGLVGVAGLMGMGLAIFVPLQKRLKPDLRRRDRVLILMVSLTAPLLAALFKLEFSSLPAVGLLLGSFYGAGLGLVVVVGQALLLPLVAPASLLAFAPLLSGSVVACALAGRSRSREELALLGGGAALVQMLAYGAVSLATTGGIDLLAMALAGGTSLGWSIVALGASPYLERLFDLVTPIRLLELGNPNRTLLRRLAAEAPGTFQHTLFVATLAERAAQKLNLNVELVRTGTLYHDIGKMLQARYFIENQMGSLNPHTQLDDPYRSAQIIKAHVSDGLRLAKQYNLPTAVRAFIPEHQGTILIAYFYHQAQLKAGDQPVPQEPFRYDGPIPQSKETGVVMMADACEAALRSMTLSDGFGSEVMERARATVQKIAKARWQDGQLADSGLTLEDLEVVAEAFVEVWRESNHERIPYPTSTPTPPLSDNSSTNSSTRAEFPVLITPSTGSL
- a CDS encoding sulfocyanin-like copper-binding protein; the protein is MLSWVYRSLLLGVCLLMLWAGMPDTAAARDLSKQPPQDQSIQLGTADSQLVFVPKDLTFRNGSLYRLHLSNPSQLKHYFTAKDFADAVWTRKLEVAGVEIKGQIREIELKPGASVEWQFIPLKSGVYSLVCTIPGHAEAGMLGHITISD